The following coding sequences lie in one Drosophila sulfurigaster albostrigata strain 15112-1811.04 chromosome 2R, ASM2355843v2, whole genome shotgun sequence genomic window:
- the LOC133837701 gene encoding glutaredoxin domain-containing cysteine-rich protein CG31559, with product MVVQKAATPTLPAAAVADSPANCYMQQYQKYATHCETADSGNGSDLESNSGPVQPALILMTDDSEESEPSSLNSDQLNCSATEYVRQAAAKPSGQLRQRHKSLRMLGTLLPDSLLRDIRDRRSSSEYVVQFTSPAEVKDKPLNRHPTGRGVAEAEAETEAELSELSQLSESSQTSLRLSRESLNEESIEELRAAVQRANFVQTGGEATASSLPVTNGNSNSNSNSNSSSSNTNGNGNGNGNNRSNNNYKYADDQYYSFHINEHENFSSFARHGDDNGNGEEGAGELARLTEHEQHDVFAGYRDVRSTASSTQSTIRSAKGTVRGVKNRVRNGIATFLQLQQPNAKCYKEKDLGKVVLYTTSMGVIRDTYTKCANVKQILRTLLVKFEERDVFMSVEYQAEMRQRMHAAQIRVPQLYVEGQHIGDADTVERMNESGELRQLLKPYKTIASTYTCQTCGGYRLLPCPSCNGSKKSVHRNHFTAEFVALKCMNCDEVGLVKCHNC from the exons ATGGTTGTGCAAAAggcagccacgcccacactgCCAGCTGCAGCCGTTGCTGACAGCCCGGCCAACTGTTACATGCAACAGTACCAGAAATATGCAACACACTGCGAGACCGCcgacagcggcaacggcagcgatCTCGAGAGCAACAGCGGCCCCGTGCAGCCAGCCCTGATCCTCATGACCGACGACAGCGAGGAGAGCGAACCTTCCTCCCTGAACAGCGACCAACTCAACTGCAGCGCCACGGAGTATGTGCGTCAGGCGGCAGCCAAGCCAAGTGGCCAGCTCAGGCAGCGTCACAAATCGTTACGCATGCTCGGCACCTTGCTGCCGGACTCTCTGCTGCGGGACATACGCGACAGACGCAGCAGTTCGGAGTATGTGGTGCAGTTCACCAGCCCCGCGGAGGTCAAGGACAAGCCGTTAAACCGGCACCCGACTGGCCGTGGAGTCGCAGAGGCAGAGGCCGAGACGGAGGCGGAGTTGTCAGAGCTGTCACAGTTGTCGGAGTCGTCGCAGACATCGCTGCGCTTATCGCGCGAATCACTCAACGAGGAGAGCATTGAGGAGTTGCGTGCCGCCGTGCAACGCGCCAACTTTGTGCAAACCGGTGGGGAGGCAACAGCCTCATCGCTGCCAGTCaccaatggcaacagcaatagcaacagcaacagcaacagcagcagcagcaacaccaacggcaacggcaacggcaacggcaacaaccgctccaacaacaactacaaatatGCCGACGATCAATACTACAGCTTTCACATAAACGAACACGAGAACTTCAGCAGCTTTGCGAGACACGGcgacgacaacggcaacggtgAAGAGGGAGCAGGGGAGTTGGCACGACTAACGGAACATGAGCAGCACGACGTGTTCGCCGGTTATCGGGATGTGAGGAGCACAGCGAGTTCGACACAGTCAACCATACGCTCAGCAAAGGGAACTGTGCGCGGCGTTAAGAATCGTGTGCGCAATGGAATAGCCACATtcttgcaactgcagcagccaaATGCCAAG tGCTACAAGGAGAAAGATCTGGGCAAGGTGGTCCTCTACACGACCAGTATGGGCGTCATACGAGATACCTACACCAAATGTGCCAACGTTAAGCAGATTCTGCGCACTCTGCTGGTTAAGTTCGAGGAACGCGACGTCTTCATGAGCGTCGAGTATCAGGCCGAGATGCGCCAACGCATGCATGCCGCACAGATCCGAGTGCCCCAACTCTACGTGGAGGGTCAGCATATTGGTGATGCGGACACCGTGGAGCGCATGAACGAGTCGGGCGAACTGCGACAGCTGCTGAAACCCTACAAAACGATTGCCAGCACTTATACCTGCCAGACCTGTGGAGGCTATCGACTGCTGCCGTGTCCATCGTGCAATGGCTCCAAGAAGTCAGTGCATCGCAATCACTTCACGGCCGAATTTGTGGCGCTCAAATGCATGAACTGCGACGAGGTGGGGTTGGTCAAGTGTCACAACTGctga
- the LOC133837710 gene encoding V-type proton ATPase subunit F isoform X1, with protein sequence MSHQSVEEGKLMAVIGDEDTCVGFLLGGIGEINEQRQSNFMVVEKDTTKAEIDQCFKRFVAREDIAIIMINQIYADMIRTTLDKHLLPVPTVLEIPSKQHAYDSSKDSILKRAQVQWIYTVQLKAPAKSLLLHSQDK encoded by the exons atgtcgCATCAATCTGTAGAAGAAGGAAAACTGATGGCAGTTATAGGCGATGAG gaTACTTGTGTCGGATTTTTGCTTGGCGGCATTGGGGAAATTAATGAGCAGCGCCAGTCCAACTTTATGGTTGTAGAGAAAG ATACAACTAAAGCCGAAATTGACCAGTGCTTTAAGCGTTTTGTAGCACGCGAAGATATTGCAATCATAATGATCAATCAGATATACGCAGACATGATACGCACAACTCTCGATAAGCATTTGTTGCCTGTGCCCACAGTGCTGGAAATACCTTCAAAGCAGCATGCTTACGACTCCAGCAAGGATTCCATTCTAAAGCGTGCACAA GTTCAATGGATTTACACAGTGCAGCTCAAAGCTCCGGCTAAGTCGTTGTTATTGCATTCACAAGATAAATGA
- the LOC133837710 gene encoding V-type proton ATPase subunit F isoform X2 has product MSHQSVEEGKLMAVIGDEDTCVGFLLGGIGEINEQRQSNFMVVEKDTTKAEIDQCFKRFVAREDIAIIMINQIYADMIRTTLDKHLLPVPTVLEIPSKQHAYDSSKDSILKRAQLKDKKRMLQNF; this is encoded by the exons atgtcgCATCAATCTGTAGAAGAAGGAAAACTGATGGCAGTTATAGGCGATGAG gaTACTTGTGTCGGATTTTTGCTTGGCGGCATTGGGGAAATTAATGAGCAGCGCCAGTCCAACTTTATGGTTGTAGAGAAAG ATACAACTAAAGCCGAAATTGACCAGTGCTTTAAGCGTTTTGTAGCACGCGAAGATATTGCAATCATAATGATCAATCAGATATACGCAGACATGATACGCACAACTCTCGATAAGCATTTGTTGCCTGTGCCCACAGTGCTGGAAATACCTTCAAAGCAGCATGCTTACGACTCCAGCAAGGATTCCATTCTAAAGCGTGCACAA ttgaaGGATAAAAAGAGGATGTTGCAGAACTTTTGA
- the LOC133837710 gene encoding V-type proton ATPase subunit F isoform X3, with translation MSHQSVEEGKLMAVIGDEDTCVGFLLGGIGEINEQRQSNFMVVEKDTTKAEIDQCFKRFVAREDIAIIMINQIYADMIRTTLDKHLLPVPTVLEIPSKQHAYDSSKDSILKRAQGILKPAGRRR, from the exons atgtcgCATCAATCTGTAGAAGAAGGAAAACTGATGGCAGTTATAGGCGATGAG gaTACTTGTGTCGGATTTTTGCTTGGCGGCATTGGGGAAATTAATGAGCAGCGCCAGTCCAACTTTATGGTTGTAGAGAAAG ATACAACTAAAGCCGAAATTGACCAGTGCTTTAAGCGTTTTGTAGCACGCGAAGATATTGCAATCATAATGATCAATCAGATATACGCAGACATGATACGCACAACTCTCGATAAGCATTTGTTGCCTGTGCCCACAGTGCTGGAAATACCTTCAAAGCAGCATGCTTACGACTCCAGCAAGGATTCCATTCTAAAGCGTGCACAA GGCATTTTGAAGCCAGCTGGGCGACGTCGTTAG